A single window of Mugil cephalus isolate CIBA_MC_2020 chromosome 1, CIBA_Mcephalus_1.1, whole genome shotgun sequence DNA harbors:
- the LOC125003872 gene encoding polymeric immunoglobulin receptor-like isoform X1, with amino-acid sequence MNIHHILLFCFLSAALWGGDTGLVSANINVFSGTEGKTSSVICYMSPSGSTKFFCRRECKDGDILIETNQNSSGSDKYSLKYEHRTTGKAFLTVSIMQLTKSDSGRYRCGMGSPLTPNRYVDFDVKVIDVQNTSSSHVKEEIAIHRGSEGKDLRVFCHFSMSKSAKFFCKRKCQEGDILIETTDVRAQSGRYISEYEEGSGQNSVALFVTITQLTASDAGRYRCGLGTPLSPDSFRDFEISLIDASTTSKPSWTHQPFTTPATVSLKATDQLSASTTSKPSLTHQPFTTSATVFPKTTDQLSAFSHEVHHPVYMLPVVICMTSAFLVAVSLLLLYIWKRKRNSSLSTRITLDNMYMTISDTYENLTPAYKQEDSI; translated from the exons ATGAATATCCACCACATTCTGCTCTTCTGCTTTCTCTCAG CAGCACTCTGGGGTGGAGACACTGGGCTCGTCAGTgcaaacataaatgtgttttctgggACTGAAGGAAAAACTTCATCTGTTATATGCTACATGTCCCCCTCTGGAAGCACAAAATTCTTCTGTAGGAGAGAATGTAAAGATGGAGACATCCTGattgaaacaaaccaaaacagcaGTGGGAGCGACAAATACAGCCTCAAATACGAACACAGAACAACAGGAAAAGCATTTCTGACTGTGTCCATCATGCAACTGACCAAATCTGACTCAGGACGGTACAGGTGTGGTATGGGCAGTCCTTTGACTCCAAATAGATATGTGGACTTTGATGTCAAAGTCATTGATG TGCAGAATACAAGCTCCAGCCATGTCAAAGAAGAAATAGCCATCCACAGGGGTTCTGAAGGAAAAGATCTGAGAGTGTTTTGTCACTTCAGTATGTCTAAAAGTGCAAAGTTCTTCTGTAAGAGAAAGTGTCAAGAAGGAGACATTCTCATTGAGACAACCGATGTCAGAGCTCAGAGTGGCAGATACATCAGTGAATATGAAGAAGGATCTGGGCAAAATTCTGTAGCTCTGTTTGTGACCATCACACAGCTGACCGCGTCCGACGCAGGAAGATACAGGTGTGGTTTAGGCACACCTTTGTCTCCAGATTCCTTCAGGGATTTTGAGATCAGTCTCATAGATG cTTCAACCACTTCCAAGCCCAGCTGGACTCACCAACCATTTACAACACCAGCCACAGTTTCCCTTAAAGCCACAGACCAGCTTTCAG CTTCAACCACTTCCAAACCCAGCTTGACTCACCAACCTTTTACAACATCAGCCACAGTTTTCCCTAAAACCACGGACCAGCTTTCAG CATTCTCTCATGAAGTTCACCATCCAGTTTATATGCTGCCTGTGGTCATATGTATGACTTCTGCTTTCTTGGTGGCTGTTTCCTTGCTTCTTCTTTACAtttggaagagaaagaggaactcTAGTTTGAGCACCAGAATAACTCTAGACAACATGTATATGACG ATATCTGACACATATGAGAACTTGACCCCAGCCTACAAACAAGAAGACTCCATCTAA
- the LOC125003872 gene encoding polymeric immunoglobulin receptor-like isoform X2, whose amino-acid sequence MNIHHILLFCFLSALWGGDTGLVSANINVFSGTEGKTSSVICYMSPSGSTKFFCRRECKDGDILIETNQNSSGSDKYSLKYEHRTTGKAFLTVSIMQLTKSDSGRYRCGMGSPLTPNRYVDFDVKVIDVQNTSSSHVKEEIAIHRGSEGKDLRVFCHFSMSKSAKFFCKRKCQEGDILIETTDVRAQSGRYISEYEEGSGQNSVALFVTITQLTASDAGRYRCGLGTPLSPDSFRDFEISLIDASTTSKPSWTHQPFTTPATVSLKATDQLSASTTSKPSLTHQPFTTSATVFPKTTDQLSAFSHEVHHPVYMLPVVICMTSAFLVAVSLLLLYIWKRKRNSSLSTRITLDNMYMTISDTYENLTPAYKQEDSI is encoded by the exons ATGAATATCCACCACATTCTGCTCTTCTGCTTTCTCTCAG CACTCTGGGGTGGAGACACTGGGCTCGTCAGTgcaaacataaatgtgttttctgggACTGAAGGAAAAACTTCATCTGTTATATGCTACATGTCCCCCTCTGGAAGCACAAAATTCTTCTGTAGGAGAGAATGTAAAGATGGAGACATCCTGattgaaacaaaccaaaacagcaGTGGGAGCGACAAATACAGCCTCAAATACGAACACAGAACAACAGGAAAAGCATTTCTGACTGTGTCCATCATGCAACTGACCAAATCTGACTCAGGACGGTACAGGTGTGGTATGGGCAGTCCTTTGACTCCAAATAGATATGTGGACTTTGATGTCAAAGTCATTGATG TGCAGAATACAAGCTCCAGCCATGTCAAAGAAGAAATAGCCATCCACAGGGGTTCTGAAGGAAAAGATCTGAGAGTGTTTTGTCACTTCAGTATGTCTAAAAGTGCAAAGTTCTTCTGTAAGAGAAAGTGTCAAGAAGGAGACATTCTCATTGAGACAACCGATGTCAGAGCTCAGAGTGGCAGATACATCAGTGAATATGAAGAAGGATCTGGGCAAAATTCTGTAGCTCTGTTTGTGACCATCACACAGCTGACCGCGTCCGACGCAGGAAGATACAGGTGTGGTTTAGGCACACCTTTGTCTCCAGATTCCTTCAGGGATTTTGAGATCAGTCTCATAGATG cTTCAACCACTTCCAAGCCCAGCTGGACTCACCAACCATTTACAACACCAGCCACAGTTTCCCTTAAAGCCACAGACCAGCTTTCAG CTTCAACCACTTCCAAACCCAGCTTGACTCACCAACCTTTTACAACATCAGCCACAGTTTTCCCTAAAACCACGGACCAGCTTTCAG CATTCTCTCATGAAGTTCACCATCCAGTTTATATGCTGCCTGTGGTCATATGTATGACTTCTGCTTTCTTGGTGGCTGTTTCCTTGCTTCTTCTTTACAtttggaagagaaagaggaactcTAGTTTGAGCACCAGAATAACTCTAGACAACATGTATATGACG ATATCTGACACATATGAGAACTTGACCCCAGCCTACAAACAAGAAGACTCCATCTAA
- the LOC125003853 gene encoding uncharacterized protein LOC125003853 isoform X2 codes for MKVQHTLICIFFFRLQGGNTDPAENIFYEVMGQNITIKCPVPRSQTWKAFCRESCETGTLITTTNDSAQSGKYSIKYNGGTSPVLAVSITKLTKSDTGLYICGSGRVLSSLTVRNFRIIVADALLDKNHNPSQTHFFPKPGSSLTVACQFSVLGKKKSLCRGECKEDEILVETNNIRAERDRYSIEYEEPSVLYVTLRELTTSDSGWYRCYLNRNITSSSYREFEIIVSDVSATSKPNLTQNTAQYRELQLGGTSADVMLYVGPSLVVTVILISVVMLIIYRKRSSKFTDPAGEGDYAAVAETNTVCEDIIEDGDRWSTSPTLGHDTLHTYATYSKPTGAGTHDDDDCISFIQHNTLYTHCKLCVSMLRT; via the exons ATGAAAGTCCAACACACTTTGATCTGCATCTTCTTCTTTC GTCTGCAGGGTGGAAACACCGATCCTGCCGAGAACATTTTCTATGAAGTGATGGGACAAAATATCACAATTAAATGCCCAGTCCCTCGCTCTCAAACATGGAAAGCCTTCTGCAGGGAAAGCTGTGAAACAGGCACTCTCATTACAACCACTAATGACAGTGCTCAGAGTGGCAAATACAGCATTAAATATAACGGAGGGACTTCACCTGTTTTGGCTGTGAGCATCACGAAGCTGACAAAGTCTGACACAGGACTGTACATATGTGGTTCGGGCAGAGTTTTGTCGTCACTTACAGTTAGAAATTTTAGAATCATAGTTGCAGatg CTTTGCTGGATAAAAACCACAACCCTTctcaaacacatttctttcccAAGCCTGGGAGCTCTCTCACAGTTGCATGCCAATTTTCTGTCctcggaaaaaaaaagtccttgtGCAGGGGGGAATGTAAAGAAGACGAGATTCTTGTTGAAACAAACAATATCAGAGCTGAAAGAGACAGATACAGCATTGAATATGAGGAACCTTCTGTTCTGTATGTGACTCTTAGAGAGCTGACCACGTCTGACTCAGGATGGTACAGATGTTATCTGAACAGGAACATTACAAGCAGTTCATACAGGGAGTTTGAGATAATTGTCTCAGATG TTTCAGCCACTTCTAAACCAAACTTGACTCAAAACACTGCTCAGTATAGAGAacttcagcttggtggaacaaGCGCAG ATGTTATGCTGTACGTGGGTCCATCTCTTGTTGTCACTGTCATCCTGATATCAGTGGTTATGTTAATTATCTACAGGAAGAGATCTTCTAAATTTACAG ATCCTGCTGGGGAAGGAGATTATGCTGCTGTCGCAGAG ACCAACACGGTGTGTGAGGACATCATAGAAGACGGTGACCGATGGAGCACATCTCCTACTCTGGGACATGATACACTTCACACGTATGCCACATACAGCAAACCAACTGGAGCTGGAacccatgatgatgatgactgcaTCTCTTTCATTCAGCACAAC actctTTATACCCACTGTAaactgtgtgtgtccatgttgaGGACCTGA
- the LOC125003872 gene encoding polymeric immunoglobulin receptor-like isoform X3, with amino-acid sequence MNIHHILLFCFLSAALWGGDTGLVSANINVFSGTEGKTSSVICYMSPSGSTKFFCRRECKDGDILIETNQNSSGSDKYSLKYEHRTTGKAFLTVSIMQLTKSDSGRYRCGMGSPLTPNRYVDFDVKVIDVQNTSSSHVKEEIAIHRGSEGKDLRVFCHFSMSKSAKFFCKRKCQEGDILIETTDVRAQSGRYISEYEEGSGQNSVALFVTITQLTASDAGRYRCGLGTPLSPDSFRDFEISLIDASTTSKPSLTHQPFTTSATVFPKTTDQLSAFSHEVHHPVYMLPVVICMTSAFLVAVSLLLLYIWKRKRNSSLSTRITLDNMYMTISDTYENLTPAYKQEDSI; translated from the exons ATGAATATCCACCACATTCTGCTCTTCTGCTTTCTCTCAG CAGCACTCTGGGGTGGAGACACTGGGCTCGTCAGTgcaaacataaatgtgttttctgggACTGAAGGAAAAACTTCATCTGTTATATGCTACATGTCCCCCTCTGGAAGCACAAAATTCTTCTGTAGGAGAGAATGTAAAGATGGAGACATCCTGattgaaacaaaccaaaacagcaGTGGGAGCGACAAATACAGCCTCAAATACGAACACAGAACAACAGGAAAAGCATTTCTGACTGTGTCCATCATGCAACTGACCAAATCTGACTCAGGACGGTACAGGTGTGGTATGGGCAGTCCTTTGACTCCAAATAGATATGTGGACTTTGATGTCAAAGTCATTGATG TGCAGAATACAAGCTCCAGCCATGTCAAAGAAGAAATAGCCATCCACAGGGGTTCTGAAGGAAAAGATCTGAGAGTGTTTTGTCACTTCAGTATGTCTAAAAGTGCAAAGTTCTTCTGTAAGAGAAAGTGTCAAGAAGGAGACATTCTCATTGAGACAACCGATGTCAGAGCTCAGAGTGGCAGATACATCAGTGAATATGAAGAAGGATCTGGGCAAAATTCTGTAGCTCTGTTTGTGACCATCACACAGCTGACCGCGTCCGACGCAGGAAGATACAGGTGTGGTTTAGGCACACCTTTGTCTCCAGATTCCTTCAGGGATTTTGAGATCAGTCTCATAGATG CTTCAACCACTTCCAAACCCAGCTTGACTCACCAACCTTTTACAACATCAGCCACAGTTTTCCCTAAAACCACGGACCAGCTTTCAG CATTCTCTCATGAAGTTCACCATCCAGTTTATATGCTGCCTGTGGTCATATGTATGACTTCTGCTTTCTTGGTGGCTGTTTCCTTGCTTCTTCTTTACAtttggaagagaaagaggaactcTAGTTTGAGCACCAGAATAACTCTAGACAACATGTATATGACG ATATCTGACACATATGAGAACTTGACCCCAGCCTACAAACAAGAAGACTCCATCTAA
- the LOC125004409 gene encoding uncharacterized protein LOC125004409: MNVLHVLFFGFISAELCGLNAAVEPFTGVEGRGITVRCHFSLCTGKVVFCKTTCERDENVLIETTTDTVHKGRYSIEHQGTSQSCAVFITIKQLIRSDAGRYTCYMSNWFASNQQEIDLTVKAAPTTTASTGSVSPESLGESTTQAADYFLPLVLSVSLVVLLAAVLLLIYKKKTRRNVDGLNTGVNLEDQNGKVGSYEDCSVPRHEDSLYQSLSPASRDQDQIYCTITKHI; this comes from the exons ATGAATGTCCTGCATGTTTTGTTCTTCGGCTTCATATCAG CTGAACTGTGTGGACTCAATGCAGCAGTGGAACCTTTTACAGGAGTCGAAGGACGAGGCATTACAGTGAGATGTCACTTTTCATTGTGCACAGGAAAGGTGGTCTTCTGTAAAACAACATGCGAAAGAGATGAAAACGTTCTCATTGAAACAACAACCGACACTGTTCACAAAGGCAGATACAGTATCGAACACCAAGGAACAAGTCAGTCGTGTGCTGTTTTTATAACCATCAAACAGCTTATCCGGTCTGATGCAGGACGGTACACGTGTTATATGAGCAATTGGTTTGCAAGCAATCAGCAGGAGATTGATCTTACTGTCAAAGCTG CTCCAACCACCACCGCATCTACTGGCTCTGTGTCGCCTGAATCTCTTGGTGAAAGCACCACACAGGCTGCAG ATTACTTCCTGCCGCTAGTTTTAAGTGTCTCCTTGGTGGTCCTCTTAGCGGCTGTTCTGCTTCtcatctacaaaaaaaagacacggagGAACGTTGATG GTTTGAACACAGGAGTAAACTTGGAGGACCAAAACGGGAAG gttGGATCTTATGAAGACTGTTCAGTCCCCAGACATGAAGACTCCCTCTACCAGAGCCTCAGTCCAGCCagcagagaccaggaccagatcTACTGTACAATCACAAAGCACATATGA
- the LOC125003853 gene encoding uncharacterized protein LOC125003853 isoform X1 codes for MKVQHTLICIFFFRLQGGNTDPAENIFYEVMGQNITIKCPVPRSQTWKAFCRESCETGTLITTTNDSAQSGKYSIKYNGGTSPVLAVSITKLTKSDTGLYICGSGRVLSSLTVRNFRIIVADALLDKNHNPSQTHFFPKPGSSLTVACQFSVLGKKKSLCRGECKEDEILVETNNIRAERDRYSIEYEEPSVLYVTLRELTTSDSGWYRCYLNRNITSSSYREFEIIVSDVSATSKPNLTQNTAQYRELQLGGTSADVMLYVGPSLVVTVILISVVMLIIYRKRSSKFTDPAGEGDYAAVAETNTVCEDIIEDGDRWSTSPTLGHDTLHTYATYSKPTGAGTHDDDDCISFIQHNAEDDLSELIYSEVNFSNMKIDFPSRAPIDNPSDVIYSVPRVD; via the exons ATGAAAGTCCAACACACTTTGATCTGCATCTTCTTCTTTC GTCTGCAGGGTGGAAACACCGATCCTGCCGAGAACATTTTCTATGAAGTGATGGGACAAAATATCACAATTAAATGCCCAGTCCCTCGCTCTCAAACATGGAAAGCCTTCTGCAGGGAAAGCTGTGAAACAGGCACTCTCATTACAACCACTAATGACAGTGCTCAGAGTGGCAAATACAGCATTAAATATAACGGAGGGACTTCACCTGTTTTGGCTGTGAGCATCACGAAGCTGACAAAGTCTGACACAGGACTGTACATATGTGGTTCGGGCAGAGTTTTGTCGTCACTTACAGTTAGAAATTTTAGAATCATAGTTGCAGatg CTTTGCTGGATAAAAACCACAACCCTTctcaaacacatttctttcccAAGCCTGGGAGCTCTCTCACAGTTGCATGCCAATTTTCTGTCctcggaaaaaaaaagtccttgtGCAGGGGGGAATGTAAAGAAGACGAGATTCTTGTTGAAACAAACAATATCAGAGCTGAAAGAGACAGATACAGCATTGAATATGAGGAACCTTCTGTTCTGTATGTGACTCTTAGAGAGCTGACCACGTCTGACTCAGGATGGTACAGATGTTATCTGAACAGGAACATTACAAGCAGTTCATACAGGGAGTTTGAGATAATTGTCTCAGATG TTTCAGCCACTTCTAAACCAAACTTGACTCAAAACACTGCTCAGTATAGAGAacttcagcttggtggaacaaGCGCAG ATGTTATGCTGTACGTGGGTCCATCTCTTGTTGTCACTGTCATCCTGATATCAGTGGTTATGTTAATTATCTACAGGAAGAGATCTTCTAAATTTACAG ATCCTGCTGGGGAAGGAGATTATGCTGCTGTCGCAGAG ACCAACACGGTGTGTGAGGACATCATAGAAGACGGTGACCGATGGAGCACATCTCCTACTCTGGGACATGATACACTTCACACGTATGCCACATACAGCAAACCAACTGGAGCTGGAacccatgatgatgatgactgcaTCTCTTTCATTCAGCACAAC gctGAAGATGACTTGAGTGAACTCATCTACTCTGAAGTGAATTTTTCCAACATGAAAATAGATTTTCCCAGCAGAGCTCCCATTGATAACCCCAGTGATGTTATCTACTCTGTCCCTCGGGTAGATTGA